The DNA window CGCCGTGCGCAGGTCGGCGACGACCGGGTGGACCGCACCGCCAGTCGATTCCAGCTCGGCGGCAACGGTTTCCAGTTGCGGCTGCTCGGCGACGACGATGACGTCGTACCCGTCGCCGACGAACAGCTTCGCCAGTTCGAGTCCGATGCCGCTCGAAGCGCCGGTGACCAGGGCCAGGGGTGGTCGCGTCGTCATCGGGGGGGCTCCTCCTCGGTCGGGGTGTGGGCGGGGCGGGTTACGGCGACGGCATGCCGCCGTTGACGTGGATCGTGGCGCCGGTGACGTAGCTGGACTCGGGCGATGCGAGGAAGACGTATGCAGGGGCGAGTTCGGTGGGCTGCCCCGCCCGCCCCAACGGGGTGCTCCGGCCGAACTCCGGCAACTTCTCCTTCGGCTGGCCGTCGGTCGGCTGCAGCGGGGTCCAGATGGGCCCGGGCGCGACGGCGTTGGCGCGTATTCCCTTGTCGGCGAGCTGGTTCGCCAGGCCCTTGGTGAAGTTGTTGATGGCGGCCTTCGTCGAGGCGTAGTCGACGAGCGTCGGCGCCGGCATGTACGCCTCGACCGAGGTGGTGTTGATGATGGTGCCGCCCGCGGGTAGGTGGGCGAGCGCCGCCCGAGTGGTGCGGAACATCGCCAGAATGTTCGTCTGGTACGTCTGCTCCACCTGCTCGTCGGGCAACTCCTCGAGACTGGTGGCGACGATCTGCTTCCCGGCGTTGTTGACCAGGATGTCCAGCCCGCCCAACTGCCCGGCGGCGTCGTCGACCACCTGGCGGCAGAAGGCGGCGTCGGTGAGATCGCCCGGCAGCGTCACCGCGGTGCGTCCGCACTCACGAATGAGGCGCGCGACATTCTGTGCGTCCTGCTCCTCGGCAGGTAGGTAGCTCAGCGCCACGTCGGCGCCCTCGCGGGCGAAGGCGATCGCGACGGCA is part of the Rhodococcus sp. SGAir0479 genome and encodes:
- a CDS encoding SDR family oxidoreductase → MGDADADTTRTDQLHFQNPVTRYPAIEPPEQHQAEPGLDSELQPKADIGEFSYRGTGRLEGRKALVTGGDSGIGAAVAIAFAREGADVALSYLPAEEQDAQNVARLIRECGRTAVTLPGDLTDAAFCRQVVDDAAGQLGGLDILVNNAGKQIVATSLEELPDEQVEQTYQTNILAMFRTTRAALAHLPAGGTIINTTSVEAYMPAPTLVDYASTKAAINNFTKGLANQLADKGIRANAVAPGPIWTPLQPTDGQPKEKLPEFGRSTPLGRAGQPTELAPAYVFLASPESSYVTGATIHVNGGMPSP